The Flexistipes sp. DNA segment CGTGTACGGCATGCTCAATACATTAGGTGGTTTATGTTAACAAGAAGGCAGCTGTTGCAACACAGTGCAAAACTATCCATGCTATTGTTCGGCAATAAAGCTTTTGCAGTTGATATTTTTGACGGCTTTATCAAACTTGAGGAAAAAAGGATAAAAGTGATTTTTATTCAGGGGCAGGTTTGTGCCGGCTGTTCGATCTCCATGATGTATGGCAATGAAACTAACTTTCTGCAGTTTATCAGGCATATTATTTCTCTTCAGGTGCATCCCATGCTCTCCTTTGAAAGTTCTTATGATTACCTTGAAATGCTTGAAAAAACAGTAAAAAACGGTGATTATATTCTTGTCTTTGAAGGAAGCATTCCAATGGGTATTCCCAACGCATGCAATATAGGGGGTATGCCTTTAAAAGAATTTATAAAACCTGCGGTTGAGAATGCTTCTATAATTGTGGCTTCCGGCACATGCTCTTCGCACGGCGGTATACCCGCAGCTGTGAATAATGAAACCGGAGCCGTATCCATTATCGAATACCTTGATATGCAGAATATTCAAAAGCCGTATTTACGTATTCCCGGCTGTCCTGTACACCCTGATTGGCTTATGGGCAGTATCTCCTATATTGCGGCCACCGGAAAAATCCCAAAAATAACGGAATTGAAAACGCCGAAAACATATTATAAAGACACTATTCATAACCATTGCAACAGG contains these protein-coding regions:
- a CDS encoding hydrogenase small subunit translates to MLTRRQLLQHSAKLSMLLFGNKAFAVDIFDGFIKLEEKRIKVIFIQGQVCAGCSISMMYGNETNFLQFIRHIISLQVHPMLSFESSYDYLEMLEKTVKNGDYILVFEGSIPMGIPNACNIGGMPLKEFIKPAVENASIIVASGTCSSHGGIPAAVNNETGAVSIIEYLDMQNIQKPYLRIPGCPVHPDWLMGSISYIAATGKIPKITELKTPKTYYKDTIHNHCNRFQHFSQDLYLSDYAQDKTNCLLKKGCRGPVTYSDCPIRNWNGNTNFCIKSNAPCVGCVHPDWPFDSDMYITAEKVEDITWWEMQKKVKNREKDKK